Genomic DNA from Limanda limanda chromosome 8, fLimLim1.1, whole genome shotgun sequence:
CCCATCCCAACGACTCCCACCACCACAGCAGGCACTTCTGCAAAACAGTATGAAATGTTCTAGTGACAAATGTGCCAAGTTGGCAGCACTGCCTGTAAACGCCCCCTGGCAACTCAAGAGAAACTGATGCACCAAGTCATTCTGAAACAGGTTTGGGGAATAAGGAAATCACCAAAACTCTGCTGGTCGACCAGATATGTAACAGCAGTATTAACTGAAATATATTATGGATTTAGTCACAAATTTATAAGAATTAAGCTTTAAGCACCTGACTGTGGCTGGTCCagtcaaaacattttaaaaaaaaacagaacaaaatgagCAAGCTGAATAGtctatatataaaaatgaatatcatGATCCACAAGATGTGATGCCTTCCTTATTGAGAAGTGAAATACTCACTCTGGTCATTAGAGGGAGCCTCCACACAGCGTGTAGCCTGACGGAGGGTGTGAGTGAGGTAGATGTCTCTTTCAGCCACGATGGTCTGATGGAGAGCAGGAAACTCGCCGATCATCTCCGACATGGTCTGCTCCAGCAGGTCTTTCTGTTTGCACTTCTCTACGTCCTCTttactgaaacaaaaaaataaagatctgggtgattttgttcaaatgttacattctgtatttattttgaggtGAATTTATTTCTTAATGCTTTTTACTATTCAATATTGTGAAATGAGCACAACATAGTTTATGCGGAGCTACAAATAGTTAGTTGTTTGAATTCAACATTTCATGTTCAGTATGAATCCAGTGAAGGAATTTTAAGCAAAAGACTGCATTGCTTATATTTGTGAGAGACTTTGAAACTGTCTGTCTTCCATGTCTTCAGTCTGGAAAAGCTGAATTCAGAGCATCTACCAGACTTTAAAAGACTTTTTGACTATATGCCCTAGATCATTATAACATTATCCTAAAAGATTCCAGTCAGATCTCATGGACACTGGCAGTTGAACAAATTGGCAGATTTGCTTGTGCTCTGGAAAATGTGTGGGCGCACAGTCCCTCACTCAACAGGGAGCACACAGATATTCTCAAACATATCTGAAGCTGCTTTTTTAAGTATAATGTTTGCTATCACCTGCCGCAATTTCCCCAAAATTTCGAAAGTCATTGATAGTGagcatttatatttaaacttcCCTTTTCGTTTCTTTCTCAACCTCTGAAGATCATAAGATATGCAAATAAGGCATGTTCTGAACTCATTCTAGTATACAGTGCTGTACATCTCTATGCTGTTAACCAGCAGCATCTAATATTAGACAGAGAAAGATGTTTTCTTGACTACTTGTGACTAAAAGTGATGTTATACCTGATTGGATCTGACAGAAAGCAAAGACCCCAGGCCAGACGAGCCTTCTGCCACATACTGAGGGCAGCAATAGCCCTTTTGAAGGTCACAGGGATCGGCCTGTCCCCCAGGTGAAATTTACAGAAGGGCACCTGTCCAGCCTGTGTGGAGGGGAAAACatcaacaatgaaaaaaaagagaataacataaaataaatgctCAAACTCTTTCTCACTTTTGTGATTTACCTCCTTGAAGGCCTCTCTGAACTCTCCTCCAGGAGCCATGCCCAGCTGCTGGGTGATGTGAGCGGAAACTTTGAGCAGGAGAATCTGCATCAGGCCAGACATCACCCCATTCTGTCAAACACACATGGCACAGAGAAACAAATATATGTTCAGtgatcatttttaatttgatgacATTAGTAAAAGTTGTTTACTTTAAGGTTGAAATGTTGTCAAAGAACTCGAAAACCAAGAACAGACTAAAACTCAGtcacttaagctgctttcagacactgcactgaactctgcagattgtgtgtattttctccagaggaggtgcatgtgtgaatgtaatTGTCCGAGTGAGAGGCTCCGGATTATCTTCAGACTGTCTCTGCCTGGCCTACTACTATAAAGTCCGTAGAAATTAAGGAGATTGTGTGAgcgatgtgtgaacacagcaggggatccccgcTGGATAATGGGGAGGAGTTGTGGCTGTTGTGAAATTATCCGTACAGAGAACCTCCTGTTGCATtggcaaactctgggtaaactccggACCCAATTCTCAGAGCtttacccacaggtcatgtTGGAAAATGGCTTAACTGACTTTAAGACCTGCTTATGAAGGACATATCAGTGATACTTCTTTCTCCATTAACAATGAGTACAATCCTGCACTCGCCTTCACTGTGGCTGTCCCCATCGAAGACCTCACCATTCCACCTTATTCATTGTACACttcactctctccatctttgCTTCACTGTTGCTGTTCCGCACGCCCTCTTGTCCCTCACACCACCACCTTTCTTAATTCCCCATCTTCCTGTGAGCCTCACCTGTTTGATGGCCTGCTGAACCTTATCCAGGTTGATGTCTTTGGCTTCCTTTAGCAGTGTAGTCTCGTCCATCTTCAACATCGACACTCTGTACTGACACAGCTCCACCACAACCACGTCCGGCTGCACGGCGCGAATCATCTGTGTGATAGTGAAAGACAGCAGTGGGTTTATAagataagagacagaaacaaaataaGAGAAcataagagagggagagaccacCACCTACTCTACAGCTCCTCTCCACACTCACAGTCACTCCTTTATTCACCAACAGTTCACAGCATGTCAAATCTTAAAAGGGTGTGAATGGCAATGTGTGAATTCTCAATGGCCCACCATTGCCACGTCCTGTTTGCTGCTGTCACTGAAGTGTGCCGTGCCCACCAGGTACAGGATGCTGCCGTCGGGGGCAGTGAGACGTGTCACAGTCTCTGGGAGCTCAGGAGACGACTGGCGACGCTGAGCTCGCATCTGCCAGAGCAGCTCCATTGCCTCACCATCAGCTGGACAGACAccacagaaacaaatgaaaaataacttATTAGGTTTGATGTTTTAAACGCAttatgtgtttttctcacagCTTTGAAAGCTTCACACATACAGTCTTGTTACTAatgatggagaagagtttttaGTCAAGTCATAAAACATCTGTTGGTCTAGAATATGGTGAAATACGTCTGTGCCTTAAGGCAACTTCTGACACATGTATTGCGCAAGCTGCATCCATAAAACAATATCTAAAGAATTGTAACGCTTAGTTTATTATTGCTAAAAGCATAGAATTATTGTAAGATGTTGTCATGTTGATAATCTacacattttgaaaaaggtttttctttttaaacaataaaagtcCCTTTTTTAAAATGGTATATTGCACCATCTCTCTGATGAAGTACAGCATACGCCCAGTATTAACAAGCAGCTTACAGAGCTCTGGAGGTATACCCGGCAGTTCGTCTTCTGATGGGCAGATGAACTCATCCTGTGacacatcaaaacacaaaacaagatcTTAGACACACTGTGCCAGGATTATGGAAACTACGCATTTGCAAGCTGAGCTCAGTTGGTGAAAGACAGGTGATTGCACAAAATGAAGCAACTGGTTgacaaacaacattaaaatgtattattacacaagacaaacacacacacacacacaaacacacactctaataCTTTTACACACCTCTGAGTTGTTGTCTTGGTCCATGTTTGAAGCACTACAAGCTGAAGTGACAGAGAACAAAATGAAGAAGTGAATGTCTGtggtttaaacacacaaacacacacacacacacacagacagacacacacacaaactcaataTAACAGGTCAATAACTTTAACCTAGGGTTCCAGGACATAATCACTCAAAGTAAAACAGTGTATGCTCACTCTCTTTGTCCAAAGGTTAAAGTCTCAATATTCAATTCAGTCATAACATTAGTTTGGAGCAGACTATCAAAAACCTGACTTCATAAATATGAAAAGAACCTATCATAATAGAATCATAAGTTTGATCACCTAGGTGCAActtattatacatttaaatatagttAGGATGTCTTCAGGCATAACTGCTGCCAGTCTCGTAAGTAAACAAACTTTTCTACGTCTCTCATCACGATGATTGGCTCAGGTCCACAAGAAGTGCATTTAACGTTTAACCGAGTTTCATGGGTGAATATTACacttcagattttttaaatgaattccccttaaaaaaagacacaatagGTTAAGGACTCAGCCTGTGTTGTCAAACAGTGGATCACGATGAGGCGACGGCTAACAGCTCCCGACTGCTGACGCTGCTTTACGGGTGTTCGGGTAAAGCAGCTGTTAACGGCTCTAAAGCTACCGGGGAGAAGTGGAGGATGTCCCCGGTGTGTTAAAGAGAAACGAAGGGGTATGTCCATCTCTGTCGGGAGCTTTCCTTCACCTCAGAGCCCGAGGAAGAGGTGCCCATGCCGGGGGGAGGCACGGCTACGAGCCAGCTAACTCACCAGCTAGCTCGGGACTGCTAAGCTAACCCAACGGCGATAACAGCTAATTTCAAGCTAACGCTAACTAGCAGGAATGAAAACGAATGCAACACACAATACAACCGAGATCATCTAACAACAGATAAACTCGCTGTCAACACAGGAAAAGATTCAACTTACTGAACAAGCTGTCAGCCCGTGTGTGTCcgtgtaggtgtgtgtgcgtttgtcacTGTGCGGCTTCCCCGGTGCAGTGCAAACTGACAGCCGCGGTGCATTCTGGTACACGTAGTCAACGACCGGCAGGAGGCAcacgtgttgttgtttttttgtataaagaaaaacgtgttttattttatttcatttcaggcattttcacattttatacaTCACAGTCAGAGTCTGGACTTTCATCCCCACATTCCCCCTGTCCTCAgccttaaaggtccagtgtgagACTCAGGTGAAAGCGATCTCTTGGcagatattaaatataaaataatcctaatgatgttttcactagtgtgtttgatttagattgtactaattgttgttttctttaccctagaatgggtcttttatatttaaatactctaTATCTAGATCAGGTCCTCTCGACGGAGGCCGCCAAGTTTTTTTTAACGgtacttcaccactagatgtcacaaaattttacacactggacctttaaatgtGAAGATTTACACAGAAAAAAGAGCAGTGCCGTGTTACAGCATATACAACATGCCCTCACACTCTGGTGCTACTTGTCCTATAAAGTGCTTCTGGATGCATTTTGTGTGCTTGAGTAGTCTGACAAAGGGATTCTGAGCCAAACTTTATTGTGACAGTCAGAGAGATCACatcctttttctctttgttgctACTGACACATGTAAAGCGTCCTTGGGCTtcttgaaaagtgctatatacaTTCAAGTTAGTATTATACCTCccacaaggcccaacagtccccttatgaaaccacttcaATTCACCAGATCAGGATGGTTATTTgtatttgcaccaaatttcacatgttcataaatatctgtcccctaaatatgcttgatttttttaatatcaagtgccatgaattattctgagaaATCAGCGAAAATTTTGCAAAGCACCCTCTCACTGATTTTAATctgcaaaatgtaatgggttctttcctgacacataccacatccttccaccttGTTCTGTGGTCATCTCTAGCTATTATTATTTAGTTATAATAggtgacatttattttgataattatcaatatcgaATGATACTAAAATAGTTTGTCTTGATATCATTTTTGGCATAGCCATCTACCACTACAAATCTTAAAGCGTGTATTTACTGAATGCCCCAGACAATGAGTATATAGAATGTATGTAGGTGCACCTATCCCACAGATAGGCCTGTGGCAATTGCGATAAAGTGTTCTACAGTATTCagatatttcctttttattgagGTTCATGTGTGCAGCTGCAATAAATGCATAAGGAGAGGTTGTGGTAGGCGCCCATCCCCTTGTCCACGCTCTAGTGAACTCAACCCCTCAGTGTGAAAGGTGCTGACATTGCCTAAATGCTTGGTTTATCTACAAATCACAGAAAAACTATTCTAGCAAGTCATTCTTTTGGCGATCAAGCAGGTGTTAGCACAATGTGAGACAGGGGAGCACTGAAAAAACAGCGGTTGACAATCATAAGCCTTGTCATTGTGAGTTCCAGTGAGGAACGATTCGACAGCAGCTCCCCACTTCATTCATTTTCACATCACTCGCACGAGAAGCCGGCAGAACAAAGAGTCCAGAACCAGTGAGTCCAGCTCCAGTCGTCATGGTGAAGGGATATTCACGTCGTCAAGAAGAAAACACCCACGTTACCTTTTTCTACTAGATTTCAAAAGATATCTTGCACCTATTACCCACATCAATACGGATAATTCACTCACACAGCCACTCCTATCACTGTAGAAACTTCTGTTCCTTTACAAATCTGCCTATTTAACGATAATGATGATCCCTAATCAGTGGTGAAAACGGCGACGACAAAGCCATGTAATgtataatattataaatatccCACGAATCACTGAGTCACCGACAGTGTCTATACATGTACAGCTTTCTGCGAACTACGATGCTGTAAGCGCAAAAACTTATTGCCACAAATATATTGTGATCTTTTGCATATTGTTGTGCAGATCTCAACAAGTGTATTGCGTGAGCTACCTTTCTACTTGGTTATTGTGATAAAGGGACTAAGCGTTATCATACGTGTTTAAATACATCTCGTCTGAAGCCAGAATGTACTTTTCTCTGCAAATATGCATCAATCCAAAGGTGTCTGAGCTCGTCTGCCATCGCCGCTCATCCTTTACTCACTGATAATAGCGGTTTGAACCTGCACTGTAGCACCCTGTTAAAGTATATCACTGCTGGTTTCATTGGAGGGTGATGAGCTGTACACAATCATCCTGAGACATGAATGGGACCTTGGTGCTTACAGTAATACTCTGGTAAACACATCCATTATTCATCCTCTCTGCTTATTTCAACAATCTAAAAGTGTTTCCCTATCTTTCTCATCAGTCCGCCCAATCCTCCCATCACAGAAGTGTGAGAAGTGAGAGTAGGTGAGCAGGGGAGGCTCTGGATTGGTGTACAGGATTGACACGGTGGTCATGTGCAGATAGGAATCACAGTCGGCGTTCCCCTTCTTCTCCGTCTTTAACATTCCCCGGCGGCGATGAGCTCCCCCGGTCTCTCTGCCAGTCTGTCTCTGCGGTGTTCTTCGTCCTCGTCTTCCTCGAAGAGAGTGTGGTGTATGCTGAGCAGCTGGTGTGTGGGCGCTCTGGCCAGGGGTGGTGTCGGAGGCTCTGGGTTTACTGCCTGGGTGAGGGGCTCCATTTGTGCCGGGGAGGACTTGGGACTGAGCGCATCCTCGCTGGACGGCGGGTTGGGGCTCACGCCATTTACATATGCAGTGGTGGGCAGGGTCATGGTAGAAAAGGAAGGGGTGGTAAATTCCGGAGAGCACACCTTGGTTTCTGCAGAGCcaagaaggaaaaacaagacAGGAAAGAtacgagaggagagaaatgtggaggTGAATATAGATATAAAACAGTATcttgaatagggttgcaaaggggcggaaagtttccatgggaaggtaagctcgggaattttgggagttttgaaaaaaaaaaataagcaaattaaacgctgagcaataaaaacaacattcaaaactctattttaaagatgtatggaatgcagcacacgctgcacgttgagtttcaaccctccactgtgctttcttccatcacatgcacagataattcccagcatccttcactctacagcagggctattgaggcctgctgtagtgagcaggactagtcaggtaagtttcgatgatattactggggaaaatatattagcatgctgattgaggattgttcatcatccagcctatttccatctttatatatatttatatctctggcattgcattagtgtttttttacaaacttttttctcatcttattctacagaacaatgccacgtgcactatctcatgtgtggagacatttcaccccatccaatgtagaaggaaaggctgtgtacattagcaaatactgtgtaaagacctatgttaagaatgacacaacgatgcagaagcatattaagtcaagtgcccaacgtttcctcagggctcaaatcagcctatgacaaaaaaaatgtttatatttgtgtctgtatatgacaaggtaaatacagtaagaataaattacctacaacatttccagtttattcccgtttactcccgttaattcccgtatatacccgtatattcccgttaattcccgttaattcccgttaattcccatggaaagtttccaagtttgaatattcccggaattttgcaaccctaatcttgAATCTATTAATGCTTGTCTGCAGCATTATGCAAGGAACAGTTGGTTTATATGTGATGCCCTGTTTGTCTGGTATCTATGAAATTCCTTCAATATTTGACCCGATGGTTTCTTGTTAAAAAATGTGAGTAATTCTGCCAGAAACCAGAAAGAGACGAGTAAAGATTAGATTTACCTGTAATCGCGCCAGACACATGAACGATAGTGTGTGTGCCTTCAAGGTACACTGTGTCTACGTTGTGCTCTGAGGGAAGTGGTTCCGCTATTGTGGCCTCCACCTTGGGCTTACGAATGGTCAGCATGTACGGGTGGACGTCCAGTGAGAAGTTGCGACTCAGCTTTTTCTCCATCGCGCTTAAATCTACAAGTCAAAAATCAGATTCACTTAAAAATAGGGAAGTAAAAAGGAACATAATCCCTCCAAAATTAGCATTAACTGATTTTCTTGCATTTTGGAGGCAAGCTGTGAACACAACGTTTATCTGTTAACACCATATTGTATTCTTATGGTTTACTATCTTTCTGTTTGGTACTGCAAAGATTGTTTATATGGGTTTATCGGAGCTGAAAACCTTTGCTAAGatgctaaagaaagtgaaaaatatggACCAAAACAGTGAATATTTGGgccataaaaccaaaacaatgagctaaaaGACCCTATATATCTCTGGGGATCTGGGGGTGACAGCAGAAGTGAATGATAATTCTGTAAGAGTTCATTGAAGTGACTTTTGAGCAATTGCTGATTTAAAATTTAGCGcagctttaatttaaaatctctTTTACTGGCATGTTCACTTACAGTTTGTAGAGCTGTATACCTTTTGTTGCTGGGTGCTGTGTGCCTTTGCTGTCCAGAAGTGGTGCGATGAAGTGGTCGGCCACCGTCTTTCGTCTGAGCGCTTTGGGTTTTTCAGGCTTGCCGTGATTTTCCAAGCGTGTGAGGGTAAGAGGTTCCTTCACAAAGAATAGAAAACGTCATATCACAGATTAATGGCAAATAAAAAGCACTCAATCTTACACATGTTTGTTAAGTTCTTACAGTtgatatataaaagaaaaagggaagagaAAATAAGAAGGACTGAAGATTCTCAGGGAGAAAATGGTGAGTTCTGACATTGTTGTTGGGAAACCGTTGTACCTTGAATGGCTGAGGGAGAGGATTTGAGGATGGGATCCATTTAATCTTCTTGCGAGTCCGTTTGTTGATCAGCGGCTCCCAGGCCATCTCTCCCACTCCCAGATCCGAGGGATCCATGTTGGGATCAATGGTTTGTATCCCACAGTCCCTCACTGTGGGTGTAGCGTCGTGGTTGGACTGTGCAAGCGCAGCCAGGAGCTGCCGGACCACGTTGTCATACATGAGGTCACTCTCGTTGGTGATGAAGTCCAGCCTGTTGAGGGACTTGATGTGGTCCCTGTTCTCGTTGCAAAACATGGCCAGGATGTTGATGTCGCAGAACTGAGACTTCTGCCAGCGTCGCCGTGTTTTAATGCCAACTTTATGCAGTTTGTCAAATACAAAGTTGGACTTGCGCACGACAAACAAGTGCAGCAAATTAATCAGGATGATGAGGTTCATGGTGCAGAGCAGAGATATGTCCACAATGGCCATAATgcgctgcagctgcacagcaggAAGCTTACAGTTAACCCTGAGCCTCAGCTCTAAATAGCTGCTGATGTCTGGGGGCTCACCCAGCGCACAGGTGAACTCATTCTGTCTTTGGCGGGCGTAGTAGGCGCTCAGGTAGGAAATGGGGATAGAACTGAGGCAGATAATAGCCAGGTGGCGACCCAGGTAAAGCTTAGCCAGAAAGTTACTTTGGCCTCGTCTCTCTAAGTATTTCTCAAACAGGTTCTGCTCCGggctcttctccttctctgcgTTCTCTAtaatctccctcctctctcgctcCGTTATGCCAGGTCCTTTGGATTGGATCTGCTTCTCGATCTTTGGGGCTCGGCCCTCAGCAGCTCGATGGTAGCAGTTGTCGATCTCTTGGAGCAGGAAGTTGAGCT
This window encodes:
- the trabd gene encoding traB domain-containing protein, whose product is MDQDNNSEDEFICPSEDELPGIPPELSDGEAMELLWQMRAQRRQSSPELPETVTRLTAPDGSILYLVGTAHFSDSSKQDVAMMIRAVQPDVVVVELCQYRVSMLKMDETTLLKEAKDINLDKVQQAIKQNGVMSGLMQILLLKVSAHITQQLGMAPGGEFREAFKEAGQVPFCKFHLGDRPIPVTFKRAIAALSMWQKARLAWGLCFLSDPISKEDVEKCKQKDLLEQTMSEMIGEFPALHQTIVAERDIYLTHTLRQATRCVEAPSNDQKVPAVVVGVVGMGHVPGIEKNWEKELNISEIMSVAPPSRFGWVLRTVMKGVMMGMLGYACYRAGGSIGRTLLSLPTVQSVLEILQPPPA
- the panx2 gene encoding pannexin-2; translated protein: MQNLLDQNLDMATALLAGEKLKELILPGSSQDEKAGALACLMVQLKLELPFDRVVTIGTVIIPILLVTLVFTRNFAEESIYCYTPHNFTRDQALYARGYCWTELSDALPGVEHHLWPSLFEHKFLPYALLAFAGIMYIPALSWEFMASTRLTSELNFLLQEIDNCYHRAAEGRAPKIEKQIQSKGPGITERERREIIENAEKEKSPEQNLFEKYLERRGQSNFLAKLYLGRHLAIICLSSIPISYLSAYYARQRQNEFTCALGEPPDISSYLELRLRVNCKLPAVQLQRIMAIVDISLLCTMNLIILINLLHLFVVRKSNFVFDKLHKVGIKTRRRWQKSQFCDINILAMFCNENRDHIKSLNRLDFITNESDLMYDNVVRQLLAALAQSNHDATPTVRDCGIQTIDPNMDPSDLGVGEMAWEPLINKRTRKKIKWIPSSNPLPQPFKEPLTLTRLENHGKPEKPKALRRKTVADHFIAPLLDSKGTQHPATKDLSAMEKKLSRNFSLDVHPYMLTIRKPKVEATIAEPLPSEHNVDTVYLEGTHTIVHVSGAITETKVCSPEFTTPSFSTMTLPTTAYVNGVSPNPPSSEDALSPKSSPAQMEPLTQAVNPEPPTPPLARAPTHQLLSIHHTLFEEDEDEEHRRDRLAERPGELIAAGEC